CATCAATTTTTTTAATTTCTTCAAATTTTTCCTTAATCCCCTTTTTAGAATTGATAGTTTCTTCATTAAATTTAACATGGATAGTAGCTTTATCGCTATAATATTGTAAATATTCCTTAAAAGCACTTTTTAAAATATCAAAATTTATATTATTACAAATATATATAAAATTCTTATACTCTTTAAAAATTTCTTCTAGAGTTTTAAAGTTTTTATCTTTATGCTCATCTATAAATTTTGTGTAGTTATCAAAACTTTTAAAGTTTTCTTGAATATCTTCATTTAAATTAACAAATTTAAAACCTTCGGTATTTTTATTAATCTCGATACTTCTTTCTCTGCCAAATTTAGTATGATAAATATAACATTTTTTATCTTTACCAAAATAATAACCAAAATTTTTATCTTTAAAACCCTTTAAACTATTTTCTAAATCACTCATTATTTTCCTTAATTTTAATTTTTTGAAATTATAGCTTATTTTTTATTTTCAACTATATTGAAATCAAAAATATAAAATGGACATATATAGTCCATAAATATAAAATACAATTATCAAATAAAAATAAAAACAAAGGAAAAAATGAAAAAAAGAATTTTAATGCTTATGATGTTGGTATGTATGTGTTCAATCTTATAGGTGCCAAACCAATCTCTGCTATACCACAGCAAGATATAGCAGTAGAAAAAACCATAGATAATAACACAACTCACAGCACTTCTAAAAATCATACTAATGTAGCGATTATCATAGCAGCTATTGTTTACATAGTCATTGCAATAGTGCTTGTGGTTTATGGTATCAAGGGTAGGATTGTAGTGTATAGAAATCTTTTAGATGTAAGTTTGTGTGTTGCATTATTTGCTGCGCTACCTATAGTTTGGATAATTTTTCTTGCTATGTTTTTTTTACAAGTAGAAAGAAGTATTACTTTAATAACGCTAGGTATCATGGTTTTTATATGGATGAGTGTTTTATCATACATTGCATATATAACACTCAAAGATAATCGTTATAATCCTTTATTGGTAATTTTAATATTACCTTTAAAAATCATATTGGGATTGTGGTTTGGGCTTAGTCTTTTTGGAGCTATAAAAAAGGGCGAAGGTAAAACGGTAGCTGAAAGAAAAGAAGATAAGCAAAATTCACTAGTGCATTTTGCTATCTCAAGCACATTGATCTATAACTTAATTAAAGATAAGTCTTTTAAAAATAGCTAAATAGACTGTTTTTAAATAAAAATAGGTTAAAAATTAAATTAAATACAAAGAAAGGTAAATAATGTTTTTTTTCAAAATCAAAATACACAAGAGGCACGCAATGTGCCAAATCACTTTGGTTGCAAACTTATAAAAAAGATGTTTTAAGTATGCCTGATGAAAATACCTTGGCTAGATTTAGTGCAGGTGATAAAGTAGGGGAGTTAGCCTGTGAGCTTTTTCCAAATGGAGTAAAAATAGAATTTGAAGGCAGTACTTTTGATGAAAAATGTGAGCAAACCAAACAATTGCTAGAAAATAACCAAGAAGTCATTTACGAAGCTACTTTTTGTTATGATGGTATTTTGATTATGGTAGATATTTTGCAAAATGCCAAAGAAGGATTTATTATCAATGAAGTTAAAAGTTCCACTTCCTTAAAAGATGTTTATATAGATGATTGTTCTTTGCAGTATTATGTTTTATCAAATTTGGGTTATAAAATCAAGCAAGTTAATCTGATACATTTAAATAGTGAATATTACAGAGATGATTTTCTTGATATAAATCAACTTTTTAAGGTAAACGACATAACAGATGAAATTATTCAAAAACAAGAGCAAGTTAAAGAAAATTTAAAATATTTTGAAGATATTTTAAACAAAAAAGAAGAACCAAACATAGATATAGGAACACATTGTTTTGATCCTTATGAGTGTGATGGGTATGAGTATTGTTGGATTAAACAAAGAAATTTATGTGAAAAGGATAGTATTTTTAATATTTCAAGATTAAATTCTAATAAAAAATTCGAGTTTTATTATAAAAATATAATCAGTTTTAAAGATATAAAAGATCTATCTGTCTTTAATAAAAATCAACAAATTCAAATTCAAGCTTCACTCAATAAAGAAATTTATATCAATAAGGAAAAAATCAAAGAGTTTTTAAATACTCTAACTTATCCTATATATCATTTAGACTTTGAAACATTTATGCAAGCTGTGCCTGAATTTAAAGGTGTAAAGCCTTATATGCAAATTCCTTTTCAATACTCTTTGCATATAGATTATAAAGATAAATTAGAACATAAAGAATTTTTAAGTGAATGCGGCGTTGATCCAAGATATGAACTTGCAAAAAATTTGATCAACGATATACCAAAAGATGCTTGCGTACTTGCTTATAATGCTAGCTTTGAAAGAGGTGTGATAAAAAATTTAGCACTTGTTTTTCCTGAATTTAGCGAGCATTTGCTAAATATAGAAAAAAATATCAAGGATCTTATGATTCCTTTTCAAAATAAAGATTACTATCATTATAAAATGCAAGGGAGTTATTCTATAAAAAAAGTTTTGCCTGCTTTAATTCCTGATATGGAACAAGCCTATAAAGATTTGAATTTAATCCATAATGGAAGCGAAGCTATGCAAAGTTTTGAAGCTATGCAAAATATGAGTGAAGATGATAAAAAAGCCTATCGCCAAGCTTTGTTAGAGTATTGTAAACTTGATACCTTGGCAATGGTAAAAATCTTAAAGCATTTAGAAGAAATAGCGAGTTAATCCATAGTTTAACTATGGATTAGATTTTGTTTTTTAATCGGTATATATAATATAACTTAAAACTACAATATATGAATCAAATAAGTATAAAATTAGATAAAAATATTGATATGGATTTTCTTAATTTTGGTGTATTGAAAGAAAGAGAAATATTTTATATAAATTTGAAATTAAGTGATAGCCAATATGAACAATTTGTTTTTAAAACAATTTTATTTAATTTAGAGAATAAATTTATAAAAGAATTGGACGGGAGTATCGGTAGTAGTTTTTGCGATGGCTTGTTAAGATTAAATAATACCGATAAAAATAGTTTTATAGATAAAAACGCAAATATTGTAAAAATAAATTTTCCCTATGGTTTGGATCATAGAAACTTCCATGAGGGTTTAATCGCTGTTATGGTCGATAAAAAAATGGGATTTGCAAATATAAGTGGAAAATTAATTATAGATGCTAAATTTGATTGGGTTAATGATTTTTCACAAGGTTTAACCATAGTTAAATTTAATGGTAAATTTGGAGTTATAGATAAAAAAGGAAATTTTGTAATCCAAGCTAAATTTGAAGCTATAAAGAATTTTAAAGAAAATGTAGCCGCTGTTTGTTTAAATGATAAATGGGGTTTTATAGATAAAAAAGGAAAGATAGCAATAGCTATGAAATATGATGAAGTTAAGGATTTCTCTCAAAGTCTAGCAGGGGTTAGAATCGATAACAAATGGGGTTTTATAGATAAAAAAGGAAATTTTGTAATCCAAGCTAAATTTGAAGCTATAAAGAATTTTAAAGAAAATGTAGCCGCTGTTTGTTTAAATGATAAATGGGGATTTGTAGATAAAAAAGGAAAAATCATCATAAAAGCTAAATATGATTTTATCGATGATAAAGATGATGAAATGGTAATGTTTGGTTCAAAGCGCGGTTTATGTTTGTTGTTATCTAAAGAAAATATTTTGGGTTGTTTTCATGAAGGCTTGGCTTTGGCTAGGATAAATAAAAAATACGGATTCATAGATAAAAATGAAAATTGGGTTATAGAAGCTAAGTATGATGAGGTCGAGGATTTTTATAAGGGTTTGGCTATAGCTAAACTTGATAAAAAATCAGGTCTTTTGGATAAAAATGGAAGAGTGATTGTTGATTTTTTATATGAAAAAATTCTTGTAGTAAATAAAGATATAATAATCCTTGTAAAAAACAATGAGATTTTAATTCAAAAAATATAATCAATTCTATCTAATTTTTAAATATAAATATACTAGTATTTTGGAAAATATCTTATTGAAAGTGTGTTTTCGAAGATATTTAATCCATAGTTTAAACTATGGATTAAAATTCGATTTTTAGAACTTCATATGTATTTTTTTCATTTGTATAAAAGATATCATAATAAATATCTGCATCATCGGCTAAAATTTGCTTAATAAACTTTAGTTTTTTATCATCGCTAAGCTTAAAGCTTAAAATATGAATTTTGGCTTCAGAATTTAGTTTAATTTCCTCATCTATAGCTTTTATCTCACAATGATAATTTTTATTTTCTTTTAAGGCTTCTTTGATATTGTGATTATTAAAAACCTCATGGTGAATAAATTCTTTGCATTGATTTTTGTGAAAATCCATCCATTTTTCTAACAAAATATTATAAGTTTTCATTGACTTCCTTTTTAAAATTTCGTTTGCTTTTAAAGAATATCGATATTTTTTTAAATAAATTCTTTTAATGATATCCTTTATAATTTTTCATCTAATTTTTCTTTTTGTATTTTATTTCGAATTTTTTCTCTGTATTCTTGTATGATATCAACTGCTAAAATCATTTTATCCCTTTTTTGGTGTTTGTAAAATTATACAATAGTAAAATAGACTTTTAATGTCCATTATATCGATAAAATTTTTGATTAGCTATTTTACCGCGCACCAACTTTCTCAAGATTACCATCAATCACAATCTTAGCTTTTCTCATCATCTTTCTTTGTAAAGTGAAATTGTATCGGAAATTTATGGATTAAAAGCGTCTATGAAAAGCCAATCTAAGCTATAACAACGATAAGATTTTAAAGGTATCTTATTAAAAGAGTATTTTTGCAAGATAAAAAGCAAAAATAAGGCTGCTAAATTTATGAAAAGATAAAGCTTTAAGCTTTATCATGCTCATTGTTAAAAGATTTTTTTAAGATTTCTAACATTTGTCTTCTGTGTTCTTGTGCTTTATTAAAAGTCCAATTTAGCTGATTTTTCTCACTTAAAGCATAAATTAGCCAAAGTTTTAAAGATATAATATTATTATCTTTATTTATATATAAATATTTATCTTGTGTGTCTAGATTGCTTAAAGATGAATTAAAACTAGGGCTAATAAGAGCTAAATTTCCAAAATTATCTATATTTTTATCATCCCAATCTTTCTCATTTGCTTTACTCTGTGCTTGCACATGCTCTATGGAATTTAAATTTCTAAAATAGAAATTGTTAGCAATATCGCCAAAATTTTTATCTTTTAATTTTATTTCTTTTAAATTTTTCCCATCTAAATAATATTTTATTTTTGAATACTTCCATAAATAATACTCTAAACGATAAAACCAATAATGCGGAGTCGCGGTTCCTTGATCTAGCACTGAAATACCATTTTCATCTTCAATAAAAAATATATTTTCAGCATCTATTTGATCATTTTTAATTTTTAATTGATCCAGAATATCATTGGAAATGCCTAGCAAGTCTTTTTTAATTTCTTCTGCACTTGCTTGCTCTTTTGCTAAAGCTGTATCTAAATTTTCTAGGAAATTAATTAATCCTTTTTCATTTAAATTTAATTTATTTAAAAAACATTGAAAATCCGTAGTGATATTATAATCACCTATTTTTATTTGTAATTCCTCAGGTTTGTCTTCGTTATTAACTCTCTCATATGAAATTTTTAGTTTATCATTGTTTATAAATTTCAAAAATGGAGTGAGCCAGTGATGGTAATTATTGTATAGACCAATTCTTGCTACGCGTAGATAGTTTTGCACCATGGCAAGATCATCAAAATCTTTACTGAATTTTTTACCTTCTTCATCTAATCTTCTAATCTTATAAGAATTTTCCTTATCATCTTTACCTTTAACAATAAAATAATCAAATAAAATTCTATATTTTAAAAGATTTTCGATAAAATCTTTAGCTTTTTTTTCTTTTTGACTATCTTCTATTTTTATAATCTCTAAAAGCTTATTTTTATCTATAGTAATATCTTGTTTATTACAAATTTTATAAACATGCAATAAAAAAGTAGGAAAATCTACTATAGATTTGAATTTTTCTTGTTTTTCTTCATCTTGATTTGGTTTACCAAGTGATCTATTTATAATGGTATCTATTGTATCTATGGTATTTTCATTGCTTTCATTTAATTTAGAAATCTTTCTATCGCTAGCTTTTTGAAAGATATAATTATCCATTTGCGAGCAAATATCCCATATATGAGCATAAAGAATTCTTTCTTCATCACTGATATTTTTAAGCAATCTTGCTTTTAAAATTTCATGTTTTTCTAGCTGTTTGCCGCGGTTATTCATACGGATAAAAAAGCGATTTAAGTCGGTATTTTGAGCTAATTCTACAAAAACAAATTTTACATTGTTATAAATAAAATTAGAAAAATTTGCAATATCATCTTTAGCATTTTCTTCAAACCAATTTGCTATAGTTTCTAAAGCTTGAGATATGTTTTGACATATATCTTGTGGAAATTTCTTAATCTCTCGTACAAATAAATTATTTTTTTCATTGCTTTTACTTTCATTGCAAAATCTAGCAAATCTTTTTAAAACTTCTTCTTCGTTTTCTCTTATAGGCATAGAAATTCTAAGTTTATCACCTTGCATGATAAATTCTTTCCAATTTGAGTCATTATTTGGATTTTTTATTTTATAAGAAAGATAAAATCCTATCAAAAATAAAGTTGTTAAGCGTTGTTGGCCATCTATGAGTAGATATTTAACATCTTGTTGATTATTTTTATTATTTTTTTTACTTACTACTACATTACCGATAAAGTATTCTTCATTCTTATTTTCTTCAAATTTAGTTTTTATATCATTTAGTAAAGTTTGTATTTGTTCTTTATTCCACTCATACAGTCTTTGAT
The window above is part of the Campylobacter coli genome. Proteins encoded here:
- a CDS encoding WG repeat-containing protein produces the protein MDFLNFGVLKEREIFYINLKLSDSQYEQFVFKTILFNLENKFIKELDGSIGSSFCDGLLRLNNTDKNSFIDKNANIVKINFPYGLDHRNFHEGLIAVMVDKKMGFANISGKLIIDAKFDWVNDFSQGLTIVKFNGKFGVIDKKGNFVIQAKFEAIKNFKENVAAVCLNDKWGFIDKKGKIAIAMKYDEVKDFSQSLAGVRIDNKWGFIDKKGNFVIQAKFEAIKNFKENVAAVCLNDKWGFVDKKGKIIIKAKYDFIDDKDDEMVMFGSKRGLCLLLSKENILGCFHEGLALARINKKYGFIDKNENWVIEAKYDEVEDFYKGLAIAKLDKKSGLLDKNGRVIVDFLYEKILVVNKDIIILVKNNEILIQKI
- a CDS encoding DUF2779 domain-containing protein yields the protein MLENNQEVIYEATFCYDGILIMVDILQNAKEGFIINEVKSSTSLKDVYIDDCSLQYYVLSNLGYKIKQVNLIHLNSEYYRDDFLDINQLFKVNDITDEIIQKQEQVKENLKYFEDILNKKEEPNIDIGTHCFDPYECDGYEYCWIKQRNLCEKDSIFNISRLNSNKKFEFYYKNIISFKDIKDLSVFNKNQQIQIQASLNKEIYINKEKIKEFLNTLTYPIYHLDFETFMQAVPEFKGVKPYMQIPFQYSLHIDYKDKLEHKEFLSECGVDPRYELAKNLINDIPKDACVLAYNASFERGVIKNLALVFPEFSEHLLNIEKNIKDLMIPFQNKDYYHYKMQGSYSIKKVLPALIPDMEQAYKDLNLIHNGSEAMQSFEAMQNMSEDDKKAYRQALLEYCKLDTLAMVKILKHLEEIAS
- a CDS encoding DUF262 domain-containing protein — translated: MNNKVEIKSISNKEKYIVAKDIFFEIPPYQRLYEWNKEQIQTLLNDIKTKFEENKNEEYFIGNVVVSKKNNKNNQQDVKYLLIDGQQRLTTLFLIGFYLSYKIKNPNNDSNWKEFIMQGDKLRISMPIRENEEEVLKRFARFCNESKSNEKNNLFVREIKKFPQDICQNISQALETIANWFEENAKDDIANFSNFIYNNVKFVFVELAQNTDLNRFFIRMNNRGKQLEKHEILKARLLKNISDEERILYAHIWDICSQMDNYIFQKASDRKISKLNESNENTIDTIDTIINRSLGKPNQDEEKQEKFKSIVDFPTFLLHVYKICNKQDITIDKNKLLEIIKIEDSQKEKKAKDFIENLLKYRILFDYFIVKGKDDKENSYKIRRLDEEGKKFSKDFDDLAMVQNYLRVARIGLYNNYHHWLTPFLKFINNDKLKISYERVNNEDKPEELQIKIGDYNITTDFQCFLNKLNLNEKGLINFLENLDTALAKEQASAEEIKKDLLGISNDILDQLKIKNDQIDAENIFFIEDENGISVLDQGTATPHYWFYRLEYYLWKYSKIKYYLDGKNLKEIKLKDKNFGDIANNFYFRNLNSIEHVQAQSKANEKDWDDKNIDNFGNLALISPSFNSSLSNLDTQDKYLYINKDNNIISLKLWLIYALSEKNQLNWTFNKAQEHRRQMLEILKKSFNNEHDKA